ATGAAAAACCAAATTCCGATGACTTTACAAGGTATAAAAAAATTACAGAAAGAATTAATTAGATTAAAAAGTATAGAAAGACCAAAAATTATTAATTCTATTATTGAAGCAAGAAAACATGGTGATTTAAAAGAGAATGCTGAATATCAATCAGCTCGTGAAGCACAAAGTTTTTGTGAAGGTCGTATAAAAGAAATAGAAATTAAATTATCAAATGCTAACATTATTGATGTTACAAAATTTTTACATCATAATAAAATTATTTTTGGTTCCACAGTATATATAAAAAATATTATAACTAATAAAGATATTTTTTATAAAATTGTGGGTAATGATGAAGCAGATTTAAAAAATAATTTAATTTCCATTAATGCTCCTTTAGCTAGGTCATTAATCGGAAAAAAAAAAAATGATATTGTAAAAGTACAAACACCAAAAGGTGTTTTAAAATATAAAATATTAGAGATTAAATATATTTAATATAAAATTAAATTTGACTTTATTAATACTAAATAGTATATTATTTTTATTAATAAATAAATCTTTTGTAAAAGATATTATTTTGTTCTTTAATAATTAATTAGAAAATAAATGTGGGCATTCAATTTTTAGAAGCTGTTTATTTTAAATTATTTTTTANNNNNNNNNNNNNNNNNNNNNNNNNNNNNNNNNNNNNNNNNNNNNNNNNNNNNNNNNNNNNNNNNNNNNNNNNNNNNNNNNNNNNNNNNNNNNNNNNNNAAAATTGAAGAGTTTGATCATGGCTCAGATTGAACGCTGGCGGCAAGCCTAACACATGCAAGTCGAGCGGCAGCGAAATAAAAAAAATTGTAAAATTTTTTTTATTGTCGGCAAGCGGCGGACGGGTGAGTAATATCTGGGGATCTACCTTTTGGAGGGGGATAACTATTGGAAACGATAGCTAATACCGCATAATGTCTTTACGACTAAAGTAGGGGATTTTATATTCATATAAAACCTTATGCCATTAGATGAACCCAGACGGGATTAGCTAGTAGGTAGAGTAAAAGCCTACCTAGGCGACGATCCCTAGCTGGTCTGAGAGGATGATCAGCCACACTGGAACTGAGACACGGTCCAGACTCCTACGGGAGGCAGCAGTGGGGAATATTGCACAATGGGCGAAAGCCTGATGCAGCTATGCCGCGTGTATGAAGAAGGCCTTAGGGTTGTAAAGTACTTTCAACAAGAAAGAAAAAATAAAATCTAATACATTTTATCATTGACGTTACTTGTAAAAGAAGCACCGGCTAACTCCGTGCCAGCAGCCGCGGTAATACGGAGGGTGCGAGCGTTAATCGGAATTACTGGGCGTAAAGAGCACGTAGGCTGTTAATTAAGTCAGATGTGAAATCCCTAAGCTTAACTTAGGAACTGCATTTGAAACTGATTAACTTGAGTTTCGTAGAGGGGGGTAGAATTCCAGGTGTAGCGGTGAAATGCGTAGATATCTGGAGGAATACCAGTGGCGAAGGCGACCCCCTGGACGAATACTGACGCTCAGGTGCGAAAGCATGGGGAGCAAACAGGATTAGATACCCTGGTAGTCCATGCTGTAAACAATGTCGACTTGAAGGTTGTAAGCTTGACTTATAGCTTTCGTAGCTAACGCGTTAAGTCGACCGCCTGGGGAGTACGACCGCAAGGTTAAAACTCAAATGAATTGACGGGGGCCCGCACAAGCGGTGGAGCATGTGGTTTAATTCGATGCAACGCGAAAAACCTTACCTGGTCTTGACATCCATGGAATTTAATAGAGATATTTTAGTGCCTTCGGGAACCATGAGACAGGTGCTGCATGGCTGTCGTCAGCTCGTGTTGTGAAATGTTGGGTTAAGTCCCGCAACGAGCGCAACCCTTATCCTTTGTTGCCATCAGTTCGGCTGGGAACTCAAAGGAGACTGCCGGTGATAAACCGGAGGAAGGTGAGGACGACGTCAAGTCATCATGGCCCTTACGACCAGGGCTACACACGTGCTACAATGGTATATACAAAGGGAAGCATCCTCGTAAGAGTAAGCGAATCTCACAAAATATATCTTAGTTCGGATTGGAGTCTGCAACTCGACTCTATGAAGTCGGAATCGCTAGTAATCGTAGATCAGAATGCTACGGTGAATACGTTCCCGGGCCTTGTACACACCGCCCGTCACACCATGGAAGTGGGTTGTAAAAGAAGTAAGTTGCTTAACCTTTATTTTTTTAAGGAGGGCGCTTACCACTTTATGATTCATAACTGGGGTGAAGTCGTAACAAGGTAACCGTAGGGGAACCTGTGGTTGGATCACCTCCTTTACTATAAGNNNNNNNNNNNNNNNNNNNNNNNNNNNNNNNNNNNNNNNNNNNNNNNNNNNNNNNNNNNNNNNNNNNNNNNNNNNNNNNNNNNNNNNNNNNNNNNNNNAATTAATATTAAATTTATTTAAACGATTGTGGGTTGTAAGGTTAAGTAAATAAGCGTATATGACGGATGCCTTGGCAGTCAGAGACGATGAAGGACGTGTTAATCTGCGAAAAGCATCGATAAGTTGATTTAAAACATTATTAGTCGATGATATCCGAATGGGGAAACCCAATATATTTAATTGTATATTATCGTTATTTGAATACATAGAATGACGAGGTGAACCAGGAGAACTGAAACATCTAAGTATCCTGAGGAAAAGAAATCAATAGAGATTTCCTTAGTAGTGGCGAGCGAACAGGAAAAAGCCCAGAAATATATGTATTTATTATATTAGTAGAAATAACTGGAAAGTTATACAATATAGGGTGATAGTCCCGTATATTAAAATATGATAAATATAATTTCAAAGAGTAGAACGAGACACGTGAAATCTTGTTTGAATATAGGGGGATCATCCTCTAAGGCTAAATACTACTGACTGACCGATAGTGAACTAGTACCGTGAGGGAAAGGTGAAAAGAACCCCGGTTAGGGGAGTGAAATAGAACCTGAAATCATATACGTACAAGCAGTAGGAGCATTTTTTAAAAATGTGACTGCGTACCTTTTGTATAATGGGTCAGCGAGTTATATTTTGTAGCAAGGTTAACTGTATAAGGAAGCCGTAGGGAAACCGAGTCTTAAAAGGGCGTTTAGTTGCAAGGTATAGACCCGAAACCCGGTGATCTAACCATGAGCAGGTTGAAGGTTTGGTAATGCTTACTGGAGGACCGAACCGACTAATGTTGAAAAATTAGCGGATGACTTGTGGTTAGGGGTGAAAGGCCAATCAAACCGGGAGATAGCTGGTTCTCCCCGAAAGCTATTTAGGTAGCGCCTCGTGTAATTCATATTCGGGGGTAGAGCTCTGTTTCGGTTAGGGAATCTTCCAGATTTACCAATCCGATGCAAACTTCAAATACCGAATAATGTTATCACGGGAGACACACAGCGGGTGCTAACGTCCGTTGTGGAGAGGGAAACAACCCAGATCGCTAGCTAAGGTCCCTAAGTTATAATTAAGTGGGAAACGAGGTGGGAAGGCATAAACAGCCAGGATGTTGGCTTAGAAGCAGCCATCATTTAAAGAAAGCGTAATAGCTCACTGGTCTAGTCGTCCTGCGCGGAAGATTTAACGGGGCTAAATTATACACCGAAGCTGCGACAATAAATAATTTTTTTATTGGGTAGGGGAGCGTTCTGTAAATTGTTGAAGATAAATTGTGAAGTTTGTTGGAAATATCAGAAGTGCGAATGCTGACATGAGTAACGATAAAATAGGTGAAAAACCTATTCGCCGAAAGACTAAGGGTTCCTATCCAACGGTAATCGGGGTAGGGTAAGTCGAAACCTAAGATGAGGCTGAAAAGCGTAATCGATGGACAACAGGTTAATATTCCTGTACTCATTATTATCGCGAAGGGGGGACGAAGAAGGTTAGATTAGCCAGGTGATGGTAGTCTTGGTTTAAGCGTTTAGATGAATTATTTAGGAAAATCCGGATAATTATAACATTAAGGCGTTATGACGAAATACTTTATTGTATTGAAGTAATTAATACCATACTTACAAGAAAATCCTCTAAGCTCTAAATAATATTGAATCGTACTCTAAACCGACACAGGTGGTCAGGTAGAGAATACTAAGGCGCTTGAGAGAACTCAGGTGAAGGAACTAGGCAAAATAGTGCCGTAACTTCGGGAGAAGGCACGCTGATTGTAAGTGAAGAAATTTACTTTTGAAGCTGAAATCAGTCTAAGATAATAGCTGGCTGCAACTGTTTATTAAAAACACAGCACTGTGCAAACACGTAAGTGGACGTATACGGTGTGACGCCTGCCCGGTGCCGGAAGGTTAATTGATAGGGTTATTATTTTAATAAGAAGCTCTTGATCGAAGCCCCGGTAAACGGCGGCCGTAACTATAACGGTCCTAAGGTAGCGAAATTCCTTGTCGGGTAAGTTCCGACCTGCACGAATGGCGTAATGATGGCCAGACTGTCTCCACCTGAGACTCAGTGAAATTGAAATTGCTGTGAAGATGCAGTGTACCCGCGGCAAGACGGAAAGACCCCGTGAACCTTTACTATAGCTTGATATTGATTGATAGATATTGATGTGTAGGATAGGTGGGAGGCAATGAAATATCAACGCTAGTTGGTATGGAGCCAACCTTGAAATACCACCCTTGAATATTTATTATTCTAACCTAAACCCGTTATCCGGGTTAGAGACAGTGTCTGGTAGGTAGTTTGACTGGGGCGGTCTCCTCCTAAAGAGTAACGGAGGAGTACTAAGGTCAGCTAATCACGGTTGGAAATCGTGAGGTTAGTACAAAGGCAAAAGCTGGCTTAACTGTAAGAATGACAATTCAAACAGATGCGAAAGCAGGTCTTAGTGATCCGGTGGTTCTGTATGATAAGGCCATCGCTCAACGGATAAAAGGTACTCCGGGGATAACAGGCTAATACCGCCCAAGAGTTCATATCGACGGCGGTGTTTGGCACCTCGATGTCGGCTCATCACATCCTGGGGCTGTAGTAGGTCCCAAGGGTATGGCTGTTCGCCATTTAAAGTGGTACGCGAGCTGGGTTTAGAACGTCGTGAGACAGTTCGGTCCCTATCTGCCGTGGGCGTTGGAAGATTGAAAGAATTTGCTCCTAGTACGAGAGGACCGGAGTGAACGTATCTCTGGTGTTCGGGTTGTTATGCCAATAGCATTGCCCGGTAGCTAAATACGGAAAAGATAAGCGCTGAAAGCATATAAGCGCGAAACTTATCTTAAGATTAATCTTCCCTGAATTTTTATTAATTATTTATAAAAATTCCTTAAGGGACGTTAAAGACTATGACGTTGATAGGCTGGATGTGTAAGCATAGTAATATGTTGAGCTAACCAGTACTAATAAACACCCGTGAGTCTTAACCTTACAACACCAGAATCGTTTGGATTTAATTATTAATTAATTATTTTATAGTTTAGTAAAATATTCCTGGTATAAATAACGCAATGGTACCACCTGAATCCATTCCGAACTCAGAAGTGAAACGTTGTTGTGCCGATGGTAGTGTGAGGTTTACCTCATGTAAGAGTAGGTAAATACCAGGGATAATAATACAAGTAATTTATATTTCATATAATGTATAAGAAAAAACTTTGTAAATATTCATTAAAAAAATTAAATACTTTTAATATAAATATTAATGCTAGTAAAATTGTACAAGTTAAAGAGTTAAAACAATTATGTTTAATATGGAATAAATATAAAAAAAAAAAATTTCCTTGTATAATTTTAGGAGAAGGTAGTAATGTTTTATTTTTAAAAAATTTTTATGGTTTAGTTATTATTAATAGAATAAAAGGTATTTATCTAAGTGAATCTAAAAAATATTGGAATTTACATATAAATTCTGGAGAAAATTGGCATAAACTTGTAAAATTTACAATTAGAAAAAAAATTTATGGTTTAGAAAATTTAGCATTAATCCCAGGGCGTGTTGGATCAGCACCAGTTCAAAATATTGGAGCTTATGGGGCTAGTATACAAAATTTTTGTGAATATGTAGATATTATAAATCCTATCAATAAAAAAATTAAAAGAATTAATAAAAAAGAATGTAATTTTAGATATAGAGATAGTGTTTTTAAATATAATTATAAAAATTATATAATTATTTCTGTAGGTCTATCTTTATCCAAAAATTGGATTCCAAATTTAGATTATCACGATTTAAAAAAATTAAAATATAATAATATTACTCCTCAAATAATTTTTAATTATATTTGTAATCTTAGAAAACAAAAGATTCCCCATCCAAAAATTCATGGAAATGCAGGAAGTTTTTTTAAAAATCCAATTATATCTCCTATATTAGGTTTTAAATTATTAAAAATATTTTCTGATATGCCTTTTACTTTAGAAAAAAATAATTTTAAATTATCTGCAGGATGGTTAATTGATAAATGTAAATTTAAAGGCTATAAAAGAAAAGGGGTAATGGTATATTCAAGACAATCTTTAATTATTATAAATAAATTTAATAATTCATCAGGAATAGATATTTTAAAATTAGCTATAAAAATATATAATGCAGTTGGAAAAAAATTTGGAGTTTGGTTAGAACCAGAAATTAAAATTATAGGTAATTATGGGGAAATAGATCCTTGTATTTTTTTTAAAAAAAATATATAAAGTAATT
This genomic window from Enterobacteriaceae endosymbiont of Donacia marginata contains:
- the murB gene encoding UDP-N-acetylmuramate dehydrogenase, translated to MYKKKLCKYSLKKLNTFNININASKIVQVKELKQLCLIWNKYKKKKFPCIILGEGSNVLFLKNFYGLVIINRIKGIYLSESKKYWNLHINSGENWHKLVKFTIRKKIYGLENLALIPGRVGSAPVQNIGAYGASIQNFCEYVDIINPINKKIKRINKKECNFRYRDSVFKYNYKNYIIISVGLSLSKNWIPNLDYHDLKKLKYNNITPQIIFNYICNLRKQKIPHPKIHGNAGSFFKNPIISPILGFKLLKIFSDMPFTLEKNNFKLSAGWLIDKCKFKGYKRKGVMVYSRQSLIIINKFNNSSGIDILKLAIKIYNAVGKKFGVWLEPEIKIIGNYGEIDPCIFFKKNI
- the greA gene encoding transcription elongation factor GreA; protein product: MKNQIPMTLQGIKKLQKELIRLKSIERPKIINSIIEARKHGDLKENAEYQSAREAQSFCEGRIKEIEIKLSNANIIDVTKFLHHNKIIFGSTVYIKNIITNKDIFYKIVGNDEADLKNNLISINAPLARSLIGKKKNDIVKVQTPKGVLKYKILEIKYI